From the Mycobacterium sp. 155 genome, the window GCGGGGTAGGGTGTGGACGTCAGCGAATAGGGATCAAGGAGAGTCATGAGCGGACCGCAGGGATCTGACCCGGCGCAGCAGTGGCCCGGTCAGCAGCCCGAGCCCGGTAATGATCAGCCGTCAGGCTCGGATGCGTGGCAGCCGCCGGCCAGCTCCGACGAGCCGACCACGCACGCTCAGACCTGGCAGCCGCCCGCCTATCCGCAACAGCCCGAGCAGCCGCAGCAACAGCAGCCGGACTACTCGGCCTATCAGCAGTCCCAGTCGGCGTACGCACAGCCGCAGTACCCGTCAACCAACCAGTACGGCCAGCAGCAGCCCTACGCGCTGCCGGGCCAATTCGGTCAGCCGGGCCAACCTGGCCAGCCGGGCCAACCCGGTCAGTTCGGTCAGCCTGGTCAGTACGGTCAGCCGGGCCAACCAGATCAGTACGGTCAGTTCGGCCAGCCCGGTCAGTACGGGCAGCCGCAATTCGGGCAACCGGGTCAGTTCGGCCAGTACACCCCGCCGGGTGCGGAAGAAGGGTCCAAGCGCTCGCTCGGCGTGGTCCTCGGTGTCGTCGGAGCCCTTGTCGTGCTGGTGCTCGCCGCTGTCGGCGTGCTGGGCTTCTGGAAGCCGGGATGGTTCGTCACCACCGAACTGGACGTCAACAAGGCCCAGGAAGGCGTGACCAAGATCCTCACCGACGAGGAAAACGGTTACGGCAACAAGAGTGTTTCCGACGTCAACTGCAACGACGGCAAGAACCCCAAGGTCAAGAAGGGTGACACCTTCACCTGCGAGGTCAGTGTCGACGGCACCAAGCGCAAGGTCACGGTGACCTTCCAGAACAATGACGGCACCTACGAGGTCGGCCGCCCCAAGTAGTTCGTCTGCGGCTCAGCCGGGTAGACGGTCCAGTGCCGTCTGCAACCGGCTGATCGACGAGGTCACCCCGTACGCCGCCGCCAGATCGGCAACTTTGGCCGGCTCCTTGGCGGCCAGTGGCAGCGCATCCGTCGGGGTGGACATCGTGACAGGGGCATCAGTCGCAACGCGCACCACGGGCTCGGCCGCGGCGATGTAGTCGGCCGCGGCCAGCAGTTTGGCGCGGTGGGACTTGGACATCGGCACCGTGTTGTCGTGTGCGGCCGCCTGGATCGCCGCCAGCGAGCCGTGCCGAGCCAGCAGGGCCGCGGCCGTCTTCTCGCCGATCCCGGCCACACCGGGCAGACCGTCGGACGGATCGCCACGCAGCAACGCCAGCTCGGCATACGCCGCACCGGCCCGGTCGGCCGGTACCCCGTACTGCCCGGCAACCTCGACGGGCCCGAACTTCGTGGCCTTGGCGAGCCCGCGCCCGATGTAGAGCACCCGCACCGGCGGAGTCGGCTCGTCGCGCACCAACTGCAGCAGATCGCGATCCCCGCTGACCACGACGACCGGATTGTGCTGCTCGCGGGTGGCCAGCGTGCCCAGCACGTCGTCGGCCTCGTAGCCCGCCGCTCCGGCGGTGGCGATCCCGAACGCGTCCAGCAACTCCATGATCATGGCGACCTGCGGGGTCAGCTCATCGGGCACTTCCTCGATGTCCGGCATCCCGTCCGGCTCGGCTTCGGCTACCCGGTGGGCCTTGTACGAGGGCACCAGATCGACGCGCCACTGCGGCCGCCAGTCGTCGTCGCGGCACACCACCAGGCGCGATGGTCGCTCGTTTGTCACCAGCGTGGCGATGGAGTCCAGGAAGCCGCGTACCGCGTTCACCGGTCGACCGTCGG encodes:
- a CDS encoding DUF4333 domain-containing protein, with translation MSGPQGSDPAQQWPGQQPEPGNDQPSGSDAWQPPASSDEPTTHAQTWQPPAYPQQPEQPQQQQPDYSAYQQSQSAYAQPQYPSTNQYGQQQPYALPGQFGQPGQPGQPGQPGQFGQPGQYGQPGQPDQYGQFGQPGQYGQPQFGQPGQFGQYTPPGAEEGSKRSLGVVLGVVGALVVLVLAAVGVLGFWKPGWFVTTELDVNKAQEGVTKILTDEENGYGNKSVSDVNCNDGKNPKVKKGDTFTCEVSVDGTKRKVTVTFQNNDGTYEVGRPK
- a CDS encoding 5'-3' exonuclease — translated: MTAPVLLLDGASMWFRSFFGVPSSITAPDGRPVNAVRGFLDSIATLVTNERPSRLVVCRDDDWRPQWRVDLVPSYKAHRVAEAEPDGMPDIEEVPDELTPQVAMIMELLDAFGIATAGAAGYEADDVLGTLATREQHNPVVVVSGDRDLLQLVRDEPTPPVRVLYIGRGLAKATKFGPVEVAGQYGVPADRAGAAYAELALLRGDPSDGLPGVAGIGEKTAAALLARHGSLAAIQAAAHDNTVPMSKSHRAKLLAAADYIAAAEPVVRVATDAPVTMSTPTDALPLAAKEPAKVADLAAAYGVTSSISRLQTALDRLPG